In Bacillus sp. NP247, one DNA window encodes the following:
- the pyrB gene encoding aspartate carbamoyltransferase, with translation MSHLLTMSELSELEISEILKDAEDFANGKESKTTEQTFVANLFFENSTRTRFSFEVAEKRLGLDVLNFSADSSSVQKGETLYDTIRTLESIGTKAVVIRHEQDRYFDELKDQVNIPILNAGDGCGNHPTQCLLDLLTIKQEFGSFEGLKIAIVGDIRHSRVARSNAETLTKLGATIYFASPEEWKDEKNTFGTYKNLDELVPEVDVMMLLRVQHERHDHYETDIMKEYHEKHGLTLEREKRMKEGSIIMHPAPFNRDVEIASELVECERSRIFKQMENGVYVRMAVLKRALPNVLGGMKHELFV, from the coding sequence ATGAGCCATTTGTTAACGATGAGTGAATTATCGGAACTAGAAATTTCAGAAATCCTAAAAGACGCAGAAGATTTCGCGAATGGAAAAGAGAGCAAAACAACAGAGCAAACTTTTGTTGCGAACTTGTTCTTTGAGAATAGTACGAGAACGAGATTTAGCTTCGAAGTTGCTGAGAAGAGATTAGGACTTGACGTGTTAAACTTTTCAGCAGATTCATCTAGCGTACAAAAAGGAGAAACGTTATACGACACGATAAGAACACTAGAATCAATCGGAACAAAAGCGGTAGTCATCCGCCACGAGCAAGATCGTTACTTCGATGAGCTAAAAGATCAAGTAAACATTCCAATCTTAAATGCTGGAGATGGATGTGGAAATCATCCAACGCAATGTCTGCTCGACCTTCTAACAATTAAACAAGAGTTTGGAAGTTTTGAAGGTTTAAAGATTGCAATTGTTGGAGATATTCGCCATAGCCGAGTAGCACGATCCAATGCTGAAACATTAACGAAACTTGGGGCAACGATTTATTTTGCAAGCCCAGAAGAGTGGAAAGATGAAAAAAACACATTTGGAACGTACAAAAACTTAGATGAGCTTGTTCCAGAAGTTGATGTGATGATGTTACTTCGTGTACAGCATGAGCGTCATGATCATTATGAAACAGACATTATGAAAGAGTATCATGAAAAACACGGATTAACGCTTGAAAGAGAAAAACGTATGAAAGAAGGAAGCATTATTATGCATCCAGCTCCTTTCAACCGTGATGTGGAAATTGCTAGTGAACTTGTTGAGTGTGAGCGTTCACGCATATTTAAACAAATGGAAAATGGAGTTTACGTAAGAATGGCTGTACT